The following proteins are co-located in the Toxotes jaculatrix isolate fToxJac2 chromosome 9, fToxJac2.pri, whole genome shotgun sequence genome:
- the LOC121187710 gene encoding ion channel TACAN-like, whose protein sequence is MPQGLTGVLEEWKSLEDEYQQLQETHRMYLKKLDEISKLQNNCSASISHQRKRLKEMSHLVKKCSKGPSEEDAKNIEEIKEKIKTRPNAFFEMEAFLPKKNGLYLNLVLGNVNVTLFSKQSKFAYKDEYEKFKLCSTVVLLLFSFICYFFANYRFLDAILNFLLVWYYCTLTIRESILITNGSRIKGWWVFHHYISAFLSGVMLTWPDGNLYKMFRNQFLAYSLYQSFVQCLQCYYQSGCLYRLRALGERHNMDLTVEGFQSWMWKGLTFLLPFLFFGHFWQLFNGLSLFRMAQLPDCREWQVLMCGLCFLILFMGNFFTTVAVVRQKLKSRNQKAKSL, encoded by the exons ATGCCTCAAGGTTTAACAGGCGTTCTGGAGGAGTGGAAAAGTCTGGAGGATGAATATCAACAACTTCAG GAGACACACAGAATGTACTTAAAGAAACTGGATGAAATTTCCAAACTACAAAACAACTGCTCTGCCTCCATTTCCCATCAGCGAAAAAGACTGAAGGAGATGTCCCATCTAGTGAAAAA ATGCAGCAAAGGACCATCAGAAGAAGATGCTAAAAACATAGAggagataaaagagaaaattaagaCGCGACCAAATGCTTTCTTTGAAATGGAAGCTTTTCTTCCAAAGAAAAATGG GCTGTATCTCAATCTGGTCCTTGGAAATGTCAATGTCACTCTTTTCAGCAAGCAGTCAAA ATTTGCCTACAAGGATGAATATGAGAAGTTCAAGCTGTGCTCCACagttgtcctgctgctgttctcctTCATATGCTATTTCTTTGCGAACTACAG ATTTCTCGATGCAATCCTCAATTTCCTGCTGGTGTGGTACTATTGTACATTAACCATCAGGGAAAGCATCCTCATCACTAATGGCTCCAG AATCAAAGGCTGGTGGGTCTTTCATCACTACATCTCAGCTTTTTTGTCTGGTGTGATGCTGACATG GCCAGATGGGAACCTGTACAAGATGTTCAGGAACCAGTTCCTTGCCTACTCCTTGTATCAAA GTTTTGTTCAGTGTCTGCAGTGCTATTATCAGAGTGGATGTTTGTATAGACTACGAGCCCTGGGAGAAAGACACAACATGGATCTTACCGTGG agggATTTCAGTCCTGGATGTGGAAAGGGCTGACGTTTCTTTTGCCCTTCCTCTTTTTTGGCCAT tTCTGGCAGCTCTTCAAtggcctctctctcttcagAATGGCTCAGCTCCCAGACTGCAGAGAATGGCAG GTCTTGATGTGTGGTCTCTGCTTCCTCATTCTGTTTATGGGAAATTTCTTCACCACTGTTGCTGTGGTCCGTCAGAAGCTCAAGAGCAGGAATCAGAAAGCAAAGagtctgtga
- the gdpd1 gene encoding lysophospholipase D GDPD1: MCAAVYVLSTVTGYVLTSALLLKCPSLLHRRKRETFLSRHISHRGGAGENLENTMAAFKHAVDLGTDMLELDCHLTKDEQVVVSHDANLKRATGINAQISDMAFDELPPYLCKLGVTFQRECFCEGGEDKRIPLLRDVFDAFPNTPVNIDIKVNNDTLIKKVSELVVKYDREHLTVWGNASNQIVKKCYKENPRIPVLFSFPRVLQLLGLFYTGLLPFVPLKEQFLEIPMPSIITKLKDPSRLTRSQRFITWLADTLLMRKTLFEHLTARGIQVYIWVLNDEDDFQRAFDLGATGVMTDFPTRLKDFMDRNGISKLQ; this comes from the exons atgtgtgctgctgtgtatgTCCTGTCGACGGTAACGGGCTACGTGCTCACCTCTGCCCTGCTGCTGAAATGCCCTTCTCTTTTGCACCGGAGGAAGCGAGAGACTTTCCtcagcagacacatttcccaccGTGGAG GGGCCGGTGAAAACCTGGAAAACACTATGGCAGCTTTCAAGCA CGCTGTGGATCTCGGCACAGACATGCTGGAGCTGGACTGCCACCTGACGAAAGATGAACAGGTAGTGGTTTCTCATGATGCCAACTTGAAGAGGGCCACTGGCATCAATGCCCAAATCTCCGACATGGCCTTCGAC GAGCTACCTCCATACCTATGCAAGCTGGGCGTAACTTTTCAGAGGG AGTGTTTCTGTGAAGGTGGAGAGGACAAACGCATCCCTCTCCTCAGGGACGTTTTTGATGCCTTCCCTAATACCCCTGTCAACATTGACATCAAGGTCAACAACGACACGCTGAtcaaaaag GTCTCTGAGCTGGTCGTTAAGTATGACAGAGAGCATCTGACTGTGTGGGGCAACGCCAGCAACCAGATAGTCAAGAAGTGTTACAAAGAG aaccCTCGAATTCCAGTGTTGTTCAGCTTTCCCAGAGTATTGCAGCTGTTGGGCCTCTTCTACACTGGCCTTCTGCCCTTTGTTCCCCTCAAGGAGCAGTTCCTAGAGATCCCCATGCCCTCCATTATCACCAA ACTAAAGGATCCTAGCAGATTAACAAGGAGTCAGCGATTCATCACCTGGCTGGCAGACAC TTTGCTGATGAGGAAGACTCTGTTTGAGCATCTCACTGCCAGGGGAATACAG GTGTACATATGGGTGCTGAATGACGAGGACGACTTTCAGAGGGCATTTGACTTGGGAGCCACAGGAGTTATGACAGATTTTCCTACCAGGCTTAAGGACTTCATGGACAGGAATGGCATTTCTAAGCTTCAGTGA
- the ypel2b gene encoding protein yippee-like 2, whose product MVRMTRSKTFQAYLPSCHRTYSCIHCRAHLANHDELISKSFQGSQGRAYLFNSVVNVGCGPAEERVLLTGLHAVADIYCENCKTTLGWKYEHAFESSQKYKEGKFIIELAHMIKDNGWD is encoded by the exons ATGGTCAGAATGACGCGCTCCAAGACCTTCCAGGCGTACCTGCCGAGCTGCCACCGAACCTACAGCTGCATCCACTGCCGAGCTCACCTGGCCAACCACGACGAGCTGATCTCCAAG TCGTTCCAGGGCAGCCAGGGCAGAGCATACCTCTTCAACTCAGT GGTGAACGTCGGGTGTGGCcctgcagaggagagagttTTGCTCACAGGCCTGCATGCTGTAGCAGATATCTACTGTGAGAACTGCAAGACGACCCTGGGCTGGAAATAT GAACATGCCTTTGAGAGCAGTCAGAAGTATAAAGAGGGCAAGTTCATCATCGAGCTGGCCCACATGATCAAGGACAACGGCTGGGACTGA